Proteins found in one Calditrichota bacterium genomic segment:
- a CDS encoding prepilin-type N-terminal cleavage/methylation domain-containing protein codes for MLPRIKRRDSGFTLIEVLVVVVIVAILAAISVPIYIQYVQGARASDAQATIGAIYNSVKMFRQDFGVDPTTIDELIELEYLEPDEGTMRQWSFNLIGNPVTNIEAVSTAEMKGGAGHMVVFDVQTGRFQGYGLPTGDDL; via the coding sequence ATGCTTCCAAGGATCAAAAGACGGGACAGTGGGTTCACCCTGATCGAAGTGCTGGTGGTGGTCGTGATCGTCGCGATCCTGGCCGCCATTTCGGTGCCGATCTACATCCAGTATGTCCAGGGCGCCAGGGCTTCGGATGCGCAGGCGACCATCGGCGCTATCTACAACTCGGTCAAGATGTTTCGCCAGGACTTCGGGGTCGATCCAACCACCATCGATGAATTGATCGAACTGGAATACCTCGAGCCTGACGAAGGGACGATGCGCCAGTGGTCATTCAACCTGATTGGCAACCCGGTCACCAACATCGAAGCCGTTTCGACGGCCGAAATGAAGGGTGGAGCGGGCCATATGGTCGTCTTCGATGTCCAGACCGGCCGCTTCCAGGGCTACGGTCTCCCGACCGGCGACGATCTCTAA
- a CDS encoding type IV pilus twitching motility protein PilT translates to MKSFHELLDYTVDQGASDLHISTGSIPMVRIHGRMRKLNLPPPAAEELEDELRKLLTAEQWERLEEMKEIDLSHKLDGKARFRVNVYSQVNGLGVAFRVIPSSIRGFEELGLPEVLKDLSLRDRGLLLFTGPTGCGKSTSLAACIDYINEYKELHVITIEDPIEYYHSSRNCLINQRELGANTHSFANALRSALREDPDVILVGEMRDLETISLALTAAETGHLVFATLHTSSAAKTIDRVIDIFPASQKTQVRSMLAESLEAVIAQKLLPKKGGQGRTIACEVMVANVAVRNLIREDKIYQIPSVIQSGGKSGMQSLDQDLQRLMHKGLLDRETAALVAENPKLFEVDLNQ, encoded by the coding sequence GTGAAGTCTTTTCATGAATTGCTCGACTACACGGTCGATCAAGGTGCATCCGACCTGCATATCTCCACCGGCTCGATCCCGATGGTGCGTATTCATGGCCGGATGCGGAAGTTGAACCTGCCCCCGCCCGCTGCGGAGGAACTTGAGGACGAACTGCGGAAACTGCTCACCGCCGAGCAGTGGGAACGGCTGGAGGAAATGAAAGAGATCGACCTGTCGCACAAACTCGACGGGAAGGCTCGCTTCCGGGTCAACGTCTATTCCCAGGTCAATGGTTTGGGGGTGGCGTTCCGGGTGATTCCCTCGTCCATCCGCGGTTTCGAGGAACTGGGGCTGCCGGAGGTCTTGAAGGATCTCAGTCTGCGCGATCGCGGGCTGTTACTCTTCACCGGCCCAACCGGCTGCGGCAAATCGACCTCGCTCGCGGCATGCATCGACTATATCAATGAATATAAGGAGTTGCATGTCATCACAATCGAGGACCCGATCGAATACTACCATTCGAGCCGCAACTGCCTGATCAACCAGCGGGAGTTGGGCGCCAACACCCACAGTTTCGCCAATGCGCTGCGCTCGGCGCTGCGTGAAGACCCGGACGTCATCCTGGTCGGCGAAATGCGGGACCTCGAGACGATCTCGCTCGCGCTGACCGCAGCCGAGACGGGGCATCTCGTGTTTGCGACACTGCACACCTCGTCGGCGGCCAAGACCATCGACCGCGTCATCGACATCTTCCCGGCGTCGCAGAAGACGCAGGTGCGGTCGATGCTCGCGGAATCGCTCGAGGCGGTCATCGCTCAGAAACTGCTCCCCAAGAAGGGCGGTCAAGGGCGAACCATCGCCTGCGAAGTGATGGTGGCCAACGTCGCGGTGCGCAACCTGATTCGTGAGGACAAGATCTACCAGATTCCGTCCGTCATTCAGTCCGGCGGCAAATCGGGCATGCAGTCGCTTGACCAGGACTTGCAGCGCCTGATGCACAAGGGATTGCTCGATCGCGAGACGGCGGCGTTGGTAGCGGAGAACCCGAAGTTGTTCGAGGTGGACCTGAACCAATAG
- a CDS encoding type II secretion system protein has product MNHRPREKNRETTTMPNYRIRKEHGFTLIEILTVVVILSILAAISVPFYARYVQGVKVADLQAQMAAIHNAAKMYRKDYGARPIDVAELIDKGYWRRDSRLMSEWDINMNGDPITEIMAISTGQFRGGAGQVVRLIVRQGDTDQKGGQFTGYGIPSGSIDR; this is encoded by the coding sequence ATGAACCACAGGCCCCGCGAGAAGAACAGGGAGACGACAACCATGCCTAACTATCGGATACGCAAGGAGCACGGCTTCACGCTGATCGAGATTCTGACCGTCGTGGTCATCCTCTCGATCCTGGCCGCCATCTCGGTTCCCTTCTATGCGCGCTATGTCCAGGGCGTAAAGGTAGCCGATCTGCAAGCCCAGATGGCTGCCATTCACAACGCCGCCAAAATGTATCGCAAGGACTATGGCGCCCGGCCGATTGACGTTGCCGAACTGATCGACAAGGGTTACTGGCGCCGGGACAGCCGCCTGATGTCCGAGTGGGACATCAATATGAACGGCGACCCCATAACAGAGATTATGGCAATATCGACCGGTCAATTCCGCGGCGGTGCCGGGCAGGTTGTCCGGCTCATCGTCCGGCAGGGCGATACGGATCAAAAAGGTGGTCAGTTTACAGGATACGGGATTCCCTCCGGTTCGATTGACCGGTAG
- a CDS encoding periplasmic heavy metal sensor yields MRKTTAALTLLIALALIVTGAYACPMHGGMGGKGMHGGMMLGMLKGLDLPADKMKDIEKMGLEHHRKMIERQAEMHDIHAKLQLAMTAEKVNQKEIDGLAARIGKFHEEQVKMHTAMVAKVREMLTADQRIRFDAHLLKMGGPGGKHRMMKFGMRDGDDDDRDGECDDCREHGSKPGPHGPTHGGMMHHPKAPE; encoded by the coding sequence ATGAGGAAGACGACCGCAGCGCTTACGCTGCTGATAGCCCTGGCCTTGATCGTGACAGGCGCCTACGCCTGCCCGATGCACGGGGGGATGGGAGGCAAAGGGATGCACGGCGGGATGATGTTGGGAATGTTGAAGGGGCTGGATCTGCCCGCCGACAAGATGAAGGACATCGAGAAGATGGGCCTCGAACATCACCGCAAGATGATCGAAAGACAGGCTGAAATGCACGACATCCACGCCAAGTTGCAACTGGCGATGACTGCCGAGAAGGTGAATCAGAAAGAGATCGACGGGCTCGCTGCCCGCATCGGCAAGTTCCACGAAGAGCAGGTGAAAATGCACACCGCAATGGTCGCGAAGGTGCGCGAGATGCTGACCGCCGACCAGCGCATTCGGTTCGATGCACACTTGCTCAAAATGGGCGGTCCGGGTGGCAAGCATCGAATGATGAAGTTCGGTATGCGTGACGGAGACGACGACGATAGAGATGGCGAGTGCGACGACTGCCGGGAACATGGCTCCAAGCCGGGTCCTCACGGCCCAACGCATGGCGGTATGATGCACCATCCCAAAGCGCCGGAATAA
- a CDS encoding mechanosensitive ion channel: MAQINMEQSREFLFSWWWPLGIAGGTFLLGLLIDLIVLRALKKLAQKTPWEGDELIIRALRRHLPVWMLIIGLIVAAPFMPLAAKIATGIAKWLQFYLVIAVTAVGSRLAGDLIQVSTAGEAGPASTTIFKVLGRIGVWGLGIALALHTIGVSIAPVLTALGVGGLAVALALQDTLSNLFAGIQILLSKQVKVGDFVQVDAGREGFVTDINWRNTTIRALSNNLIIVPNSKMASSIAVNYNQPDAVLSVLVQMGVAYGSDLAKVEQVTIEIAREVMQRVEGGVPDHEPFIRFHTFSESSIDFTVILRGQQFTDQYLIKHEFMKRIVKRYREEGIEIPFPQRVVYQRSEQS, encoded by the coding sequence GTGGCCCAAATCAATATGGAGCAATCCCGCGAATTTCTCTTTTCCTGGTGGTGGCCGCTTGGCATAGCCGGCGGCACCTTTCTGCTCGGTCTGCTGATCGACCTGATCGTCCTGCGGGCGCTGAAGAAACTGGCGCAAAAGACGCCGTGGGAAGGCGACGAGTTGATCATCCGGGCGTTACGGCGGCATCTGCCGGTCTGGATGCTCATCATAGGGCTGATCGTCGCCGCGCCCTTTATGCCGCTCGCCGCGAAGATCGCGACCGGCATCGCCAAATGGCTCCAATTTTATCTGGTGATTGCCGTTACGGCCGTCGGATCCCGGCTGGCCGGGGACTTGATTCAGGTCTCGACGGCCGGGGAAGCCGGCCCGGCTTCGACGACGATTTTCAAGGTGCTCGGACGGATCGGTGTCTGGGGGCTTGGGATTGCCCTTGCGCTCCACACTATCGGGGTCTCGATCGCCCCGGTCCTGACCGCACTCGGCGTGGGCGGCTTGGCGGTCGCCCTGGCATTGCAGGATACCCTCTCCAACCTGTTCGCCGGAATCCAGATACTGCTTTCCAAACAGGTCAAGGTCGGCGACTTCGTGCAGGTCGATGCCGGACGGGAGGGTTTCGTGACCGACATCAACTGGCGCAATACCACCATCCGGGCGCTCAGCAACAACCTGATCATCGTGCCTAACTCCAAGATGGCCTCATCGATAGCCGTCAACTACAATCAGCCCGACGCCGTCCTCTCGGTACTGGTGCAGATGGGCGTGGCTTACGGCAGCGACCTCGCGAAAGTCGAGCAGGTAACGATCGAGATTGCCCGGGAGGTGATGCAGCGCGTCGAAGGCGGCGTTCCTGATCACGAGCCGTTCATTCGATTCCACACCTTCAGTGAGTCGTCCATCGATTTCACCGTCATCCTTAGAGGCCAACAGTTCACCGACCAATATCTAATCAAGCACGAGTTCATGAAGCGGATTGTCAAGCGCTACCGGGAGGAAGGGATCGAGATTCCATTCCCGCAGCGAGTGGTCTATCAAAGGAGTGAGCAAAGTTGA
- a CDS encoding periplasmic heavy metal sensor: MTPKRWLVVLLIVSWTLNVALGVAIFMAVSHHHPHPGMPPGAWPGRMHWPDPPGRQLRDDLHRELSPLGSEQRRLSSLLVDLLSDEQLDTARVRAVSESLATLRSSMQERFHGRLVEWRETIPPEDRRLIFRKLLLHDEARIRHPGAKFKSKDEPQ, translated from the coding sequence GTGACGCCGAAACGTTGGCTGGTAGTCCTCCTGATTGTCTCCTGGACGCTCAATGTGGCACTGGGAGTGGCAATCTTCATGGCCGTGTCGCACCATCATCCTCACCCCGGGATGCCGCCCGGTGCCTGGCCGGGGCGAATGCACTGGCCGGATCCGCCGGGACGACAACTGCGCGACGACCTGCACCGCGAACTATCGCCTCTCGGCTCCGAGCAGCGGCGGCTTTCGTCCCTACTAGTCGATCTCCTTTCCGATGAACAACTCGATACCGCACGCGTCCGGGCGGTGTCGGAAAGTTTGGCGACGCTTCGCAGCAGTATGCAGGAGCGGTTTCACGGGCGGCTGGTCGAATGGCGGGAGACCATACCGCCCGAAGACCGCCGGCTCATCTTTCGCAAACTGCTCCTTCACGACGAAGCGCGCATTCGCCACCCGGGCGCAAAATTCAAATCTAAGGATGAACCACAATGA
- a CDS encoding tetratricopeptide repeat protein, whose protein sequence is MEPDHPPALSRLQLLVIIGVALGVRILYFVQYYGTPFYLVPMWDAAEYYDMASSLARGEAHIAWPFRPPLYPLLLGVVFLLLGPGLLLPTLLQIGLGVANALLVAKIASRIASPSAGLIAGLAMALSGMMVYFDLELLPTTLEVFLLLLLISELTGKASSGRSAIRAGLYLALGALTRPTVLALGPLAFYAIYRRDGGRGVLRFTAALAGPLMLVMMLHLLTGSGPIPLSAQGGVNFYIGNHPNSDGISATLPGIGVGWGWETIVAMAESKSGRKMRPAEVDKYYWGEGFREIAADPVGWAGRSLRKAGLFWNHHEISNNRDLYYQAHRYPVLRYLLWLGLPVALSAALIGIVLQRRQWSVQIIAGAVFLYYLAVVPFFVNGRFRHPVTPLLFILAAVGVIELVRLMRTGGDLLRRQLPTVGIALALGLYLPFAANSRIDPRRWDYGFFTEGTALARLGDETGAKRLYEEALRANPRAPYAHYELAVIALGQGDRPGAAEHFRQELDNQPGNARAWLRLGMLWDEEGREAEALAAFRQTLTLRDDLPEAGRAVARILVRRGRTLAASGQAEAARRCFAEALRYQPDDPVLQRLAGSLTEGSE, encoded by the coding sequence GTGGAACCGGACCACCCCCCCGCACTAAGCCGGCTCCAACTTCTGGTCATTATCGGAGTGGCGCTGGGAGTGCGAATCCTCTACTTCGTCCAGTATTACGGGACGCCCTTCTACCTCGTGCCGATGTGGGACGCGGCTGAGTATTATGATATGGCTTCGTCTCTGGCTCGAGGCGAGGCTCACATCGCCTGGCCGTTTCGACCGCCGCTCTATCCTTTACTATTAGGGGTTGTCTTCCTGCTGTTGGGGCCGGGGCTGTTGCTGCCAACCTTGCTTCAGATCGGCCTGGGTGTCGCTAATGCGCTGCTCGTAGCGAAGATAGCGTCCCGCATCGCCAGCCCTTCTGCCGGGTTGATAGCGGGGCTGGCGATGGCACTCAGCGGGATGATGGTCTATTTCGACCTGGAACTCCTCCCAACGACGCTGGAAGTCTTCCTGCTCTTGCTCTTAATCTCAGAATTGACAGGTAAGGCATCGAGCGGTCGAAGTGCCATTCGAGCCGGGCTTTATCTGGCACTCGGCGCATTGACTCGCCCCACGGTTCTGGCGCTGGGACCTCTCGCCTTTTATGCCATCTATCGCCGGGATGGTGGGCGCGGGGTTTTGCGGTTCACCGCTGCGCTCGCTGGACCGTTGATGCTGGTGATGATGCTGCACCTGCTGACAGGATCCGGGCCGATACCGCTCTCGGCGCAAGGCGGCGTCAACTTTTACATCGGCAATCATCCTAATTCGGACGGCATCTCGGCGACTCTGCCCGGCATCGGAGTCGGCTGGGGATGGGAGACGATCGTCGCGATGGCAGAGTCGAAGTCCGGTCGCAAGATGAGACCGGCGGAGGTCGATAAATACTATTGGGGGGAGGGCTTCCGGGAGATCGCCGCAGATCCGGTGGGCTGGGCCGGCCGGTCACTGCGCAAAGCCGGGCTCTTTTGGAACCATCACGAGATCTCCAACAACCGCGACCTCTACTATCAGGCGCACCGCTACCCGGTCCTGCGTTACCTGCTCTGGCTGGGTCTGCCGGTTGCGCTGTCCGCGGCGTTGATCGGAATCGTCCTGCAGCGACGGCAGTGGAGCGTCCAGATCATAGCAGGTGCCGTTTTTCTATATTACCTGGCGGTGGTCCCGTTCTTCGTCAACGGGCGGTTCCGGCATCCCGTCACCCCGCTGCTCTTCATTCTGGCAGCCGTCGGAGTTATCGAACTGGTGCGCTTGATGAGGACCGGGGGGGATTTATTGCGCCGTCAACTGCCCACAGTGGGAATTGCTCTGGCTCTGGGTCTCTATCTGCCCTTTGCGGCTAACAGTCGGATCGACCCCCGGCGATGGGATTACGGCTTCTTCACTGAGGGGACGGCGCTGGCCCGGTTGGGAGACGAGACCGGCGCAAAGCGACTCTATGAGGAAGCCTTACGCGCCAACCCCCGTGCACCGTATGCACACTATGAACTGGCTGTCATCGCCCTCGGTCAGGGCGACCGGCCCGGTGCCGCTGAACATTTCCGTCAGGAACTTGATAACCAGCCGGGCAATGCCCGAGCCTGGCTGCGGCTCGGGATGCTGTGGGATGAAGAAGGCCGGGAGGCTGAGGCGCTTGCCGCATTCAGGCAGACGCTAACGCTGCGCGACGACCTGCCCGAAGCCGGCCGCGCGGTGGCGAGGATCCTGGTGCGGCGAGGCCGGACCTTGGCGGCTTCCGGACAGGCCGAAGCCGCCCGCCGATGCTTTGCGGAAGCGTTGCGCTACCAGCCGGATGATCCGGTTTTACAGCGGCTGGCTGGTTCCCTCACTGAAGGTAGTGAATGA
- the nadB gene encoding L-aspartate oxidase, whose translation MDADFLVIGSGIAGLTFALDAAERGRVLLVTKKRHTESNTNYAQGGIAAVVGKGDTFSQHVHDTLEAGAGLCNRRAVRVMVQEGPQRLKELMARGVEFSTYWEGGKRQLALGREGGHHRDRIVHRADQTGAEVEQSLVRRALEHPNITVEEHSAALDLIVTGSDQHRRCSGAWVLTRDGGVEPRQAQVVFLATGGCGQVYLHTTNPDIATGDGLALARRAGVRLANLEFMQFHPTALYTASVESSRSTGRETDGPVFLISEAVRGFGGILRLPDGHAFMRDYHPLADLAPRDIVARAIDREMKSRGLDHLWLDITSRRPDEVRERFPGIYRACLKQNLDITREWIPVVPAAHYMCGGVVTDIDSRSSLRGLYAAGEVAMSGVHGANRLASNSLLEAVVFAHRAAMRAALELEEISAPVALPDYPVPLVTSDGGEEWVLVSSDREQIRRLMTDYVGIVRSNLRLERAHRRVELIRREIDDLARRSRLTLGLVELRNIALVASLIIRSALRRRESRGLHWTTDYPEPSRTGRPRNTYLWNRTTPPH comes from the coding sequence ATGGACGCTGACTTTCTGGTGATCGGATCGGGCATCGCCGGTCTGACCTTCGCGCTCGACGCCGCTGAACGGGGGCGGGTCTTATTGGTGACCAAGAAGCGGCATACCGAGTCGAACACCAACTACGCCCAGGGGGGCATTGCAGCGGTCGTCGGGAAGGGCGACACCTTTTCCCAGCACGTTCACGATACTCTCGAAGCCGGTGCCGGCCTCTGCAACCGCCGCGCGGTTCGGGTGATGGTGCAGGAAGGACCGCAGCGCCTGAAGGAACTGATGGCTCGCGGGGTCGAGTTCTCAACCTACTGGGAAGGCGGCAAGCGGCAGCTTGCACTGGGCCGGGAAGGCGGGCACCATCGCGACCGGATCGTTCATCGCGCCGACCAGACCGGCGCCGAGGTCGAGCAATCGCTCGTCCGTCGAGCCCTCGAACACCCTAACATCACCGTCGAGGAGCATTCGGCGGCTCTCGATTTGATCGTAACCGGAAGCGACCAACACCGCCGCTGCAGCGGAGCCTGGGTCCTGACCCGGGATGGTGGCGTCGAACCGCGGCAGGCTCAGGTGGTCTTCCTGGCGACCGGCGGGTGCGGTCAGGTCTATCTTCACACCACCAATCCCGACATTGCGACCGGCGACGGGCTGGCGCTTGCCAGGCGCGCCGGCGTTCGACTCGCAAACCTCGAATTCATGCAGTTTCACCCGACGGCACTCTATACCGCATCTGTCGAATCCTCCCGATCAACAGGCCGGGAGACGGATGGACCGGTCTTCCTCATCTCCGAAGCCGTGCGCGGCTTTGGCGGCATTTTGCGCCTCCCCGATGGGCACGCCTTCATGCGCGACTACCATCCGCTCGCCGATCTCGCTCCCCGCGACATCGTCGCCCGGGCTATTGACCGCGAAATGAAGAGCCGCGGCCTCGATCACCTTTGGCTCGACATCACCTCCCGGCGCCCTGACGAGGTGCGGGAACGCTTTCCCGGCATCTACCGCGCCTGTTTGAAACAGAACCTCGACATCACCCGGGAGTGGATACCGGTCGTTCCGGCGGCGCACTATATGTGCGGCGGTGTCGTAACCGACATCGATAGCCGTAGCAGTCTGCGCGGACTCTATGCGGCGGGCGAAGTGGCGATGTCGGGCGTTCATGGCGCCAACCGGCTCGCCTCCAATTCGCTGCTCGAAGCGGTCGTCTTTGCTCATCGGGCGGCGATGCGGGCAGCACTTGAATTGGAAGAGATAAGCGCCCCGGTTGCGCTCCCCGATTATCCAGTGCCCCTGGTAACAAGCGATGGGGGAGAGGAATGGGTGCTGGTCTCCAGCGATCGCGAGCAGATCCGCCGCTTGATGACCGATTATGTCGGGATTGTTCGCAGCAATCTCCGGCTCGAGCGGGCGCATCGCCGAGTCGAACTGATTCGTCGGGAGATCGACGATCTCGCCCGGCGGTCGCGTCTCACCTTGGGACTGGTTGAACTGCGCAATATCGCACTGGTAGCCTCCCTCATCATCCGGTCTGCGCTGCGCCGCCGGGAAAGCCGGGGCTTGCACTGGACCACGGACTATCCTGAGCCGTCCCGAACGGGTCGGCCGCGCAACACCTACCTGTGGAACCGGACCACCCCCCCGCACTAA
- the pilM gene encoding type IV pilus assembly protein PilM: MFGMGSNLRIGIDLGTHSIKVAVVEKAGPRFRLIKWKCSELYAGGEKYDPEGPKKSIAVPQLMKVLNEMGIVPKKVKHLSSLIGGQQVAAKEISTVMQTEAEMASGLLLEARKHIPLDGSETIVDYQIMGDDVRESDKVRVLLVATTRKAFEMHQDYLREIELKPGIIDVEPLAVLNSYVIHSQLPDEGVIIFLHIGAKRTILSVFGRRDMFFTRDLPVGGQSFTEELMRNYGLDYEEAEKVKKAQGMNPQIERKGGDGAGLGISERTTMEKLGDEINRSLRYYVKETGQSVFTHFVLTGGGAALIGLDTYLSNKFNLPMELYNPFNQLDSRVPVDTENPYQMAPAIGLVIRGDL; the protein is encoded by the coding sequence ATGTTCGGAATGGGGAGCAACCTGAGGATCGGCATCGATCTCGGGACGCACAGCATCAAGGTGGCCGTCGTCGAAAAGGCCGGCCCCCGCTTCCGCCTCATCAAGTGGAAGTGCTCGGAACTTTACGCCGGGGGCGAGAAATACGACCCTGAGGGACCGAAGAAGTCGATTGCGGTTCCGCAGTTGATGAAGGTCCTGAATGAAATGGGGATCGTCCCGAAAAAGGTGAAGCACCTCTCGTCGCTGATCGGCGGCCAGCAGGTTGCTGCCAAGGAGATCTCCACCGTTATGCAGACTGAAGCCGAAATGGCCTCGGGACTGCTCCTCGAAGCGCGCAAGCACATTCCGCTCGACGGCAGCGAGACCATCGTCGATTACCAGATCATGGGCGACGATGTCCGCGAATCCGACAAGGTCCGGGTGCTGCTCGTTGCGACGACCCGCAAAGCGTTCGAGATGCACCAGGACTACCTGCGTGAGATCGAACTCAAACCGGGCATCATCGACGTCGAGCCGCTCGCCGTCCTCAACTCCTACGTCATCCACTCCCAACTCCCAGACGAGGGAGTCATCATCTTCCTCCACATTGGCGCCAAACGAACGATCCTCTCGGTCTTCGGCCGGCGCGATATGTTCTTCACCCGCGATCTGCCGGTCGGCGGTCAGTCCTTCACTGAGGAACTGATGCGCAATTACGGCCTCGACTACGAGGAAGCGGAGAAGGTGAAGAAGGCTCAAGGGATGAACCCGCAGATCGAACGGAAGGGCGGTGACGGCGCCGGACTCGGCATCTCAGAGCGGACGACGATGGAGAAGTTGGGCGACGAGATCAATCGTTCGCTCCGTTACTATGTGAAGGAAACCGGCCAGTCGGTCTTCACGCATTTCGTCCTGACCGGAGGCGGCGCAGCACTGATCGGACTCGACACCTACCTGTCGAACAAGTTCAACCTGCCGATGGAACTCTACAATCCGTTCAACCAACTCGACAGCCGGGTGCCGGTCGATACCGAGAACCCCTATCAAATGGCTCCGGCGATCGGACTCGTCATCCGCGGGGACCTCTAA